In Brassica oleracea var. oleracea cultivar TO1000 unplaced genomic scaffold, BOL UnpScaffold01208, whole genome shotgun sequence, a single genomic region encodes these proteins:
- the LOC106321074 gene encoding uncharacterized mitochondrial protein AtMg00810-like, translating into MGNLSYFLGIEVVRTSQGLHLKQRKYITDLLEKADMLHPKPVATLLPTHPKLTLNCICTVLLQITGKQLNESFAISMQTSTLHAYSCAEWAGDSDDYVSTNAYLIFLGSQPVSWSTKKQKGVTRSSTEAEYRAVANTASELAG; encoded by the exons ATGGGCAACCTGAGTTATTTTCTAGGCATTGAAGTTGTTCGTACATCACAAGGCTTACATCTCAAACAAAGGAAGTACATTACCGATCTTCTTGAGAAAGCGGACATGCTACATCCTAAGCCGGTTGCAACTCTGCTTCCTACTCATCCAAAGCTCACACTCAACTG TATATGCACTGTCCTACTTCAGATCACTGGCAAGCAGTTAAACGAGTCCTTCGCTATCTCTATG CAAACATCAACTCTTCATGCCTATTCTTGCGCGGAATGGGCTGGAGACTCCGATGATTACGTATCAACAAATGCATATCTCATCTTCTTGGGTTCTCAGCCTGTTTCATGGTCAACAAAGAAGCAAAAAGGCGTGACTCGCTCCTCAACAGAAGCGGAATATCGCGCAGTTGCGAACACTGCATCCGAGTTAGCTGGGTag
- the LOC106321073 gene encoding uncharacterized mitochondrial protein AtMg00810-like, producing the protein MGNLSYFLGIEVVRTSQGLHLKQRKYITDLLEKADMLHPKPVATLLPTHPKLTLNSGSPLADPQPYRRIVGSLQYLALTRPGVSYAVNKLSQYMHCPTSDHWQAVKQVLRYLYGTLDHGIMLCKQQTSTLHAYSGADWAGDSDDYVSTNAYLIFLGSQHVSWSTKKQKGVTRSSTEAEYRAVANTASELSWVVSLLLELGMPVTATQTAYCDNLGANPVFHSRMKHIALDYHFVRGQIQNHRLRVQHVSTHD; encoded by the coding sequence ATGGGCAACCTGAGTTATTTTCTAGGCATTGAAGTTGTTCGTACATCACAAGGCTTACATCTCAAACAAAGGAAGTACATTACCGATCTTCTTGAGAAAGCGGACATGCTACATCCTAAGCCGGTTGCAACTCTGCTTCCTACTCATCCAAAGCTCACACTCAACTCTGGTTCGCCACTAGCTGATCCGCAGCCCTATCGCAGGATCGTCGGTAGCCTCCAGTACCTTGCTCTAACACGCCCAGGTGTGTCATACGCTGTCAATAAACTCTCACAGTATATGCACTGTCCTACTTCAGATCACTGGCAAGCAGTTAAACAAGTCCTTCGCTATCTCTATGGTACTCTTGATCATGGAATAATGTTGTGTAAACAGCAAACATCAACTCTTCATGCCTATTCTGGCGCGGACTGGGCTGGAGACTCCGATGATTACGTATCAACAAATGCATATCTCATCTTCTTGGGTTCTCAGCATGTTTCATGGTCAACAAAGAAGCAAAAAGGCGTGACTCGCTCCTCAACAGAAGCGGAATATCGCGCAGTTGCGAACACTGCATCCGAGCTTAGCTGGGTagtctctcttcttcttgagCTTGGCATGCCTGTTACTGCAACTCAAACCGCGTACTGTGACAACCTTGGCGCCAATCCAGTTTTCCACTCTAGGATGAAACATATAGCCCTTGATTATCACTTTGTCCGCGGCCAGATACAGAATCACCGTCTACGTGTGCAACACGTCTCTACACATGATTAG